Proteins found in one Brachyspira murdochii DSM 12563 genomic segment:
- a CDS encoding ABC transporter ATP-binding protein → MDKDIILKLENVKKYFNPHANIIESLMKKSKEIKAVDDISFELKRGEILAVIGESGSGKTTIGKLIMKLINPTSGNIIFENENINNFNKEEAHRYRRNVQMIFQDPYASMNPRFKIKDVLKEPLYIHNIDGDEKVYDEIVIKALRDVKINPPEEFMERYPHMLSGGQRQRIATARALILNPKLVVADEPVSMIDLSTRAEILYMMKELQIEKNLSYIYITHDLSTARYFADVIAVMYLGTIVEIGDADEIIDNPKHPYTKALIAAVPDASSGRVNIIKELPIKGEIPNASDIPSGCRFHTRCIYAKDECKNNIPALKNISENHSAACIFAE, encoded by the coding sequence ATGGACAAAGATATAATATTAAAACTTGAAAATGTCAAAAAATACTTTAATCCGCATGCCAATATTATAGAAAGTTTAATGAAAAAATCTAAAGAGATTAAAGCTGTTGATGATATTAGCTTTGAGCTTAAAAGAGGAGAGATATTAGCAGTAATAGGAGAATCTGGAAGCGGGAAAACTACTATAGGTAAACTTATAATGAAATTAATTAATCCTACTTCTGGAAATATTATATTTGAGAATGAAAACATTAATAACTTTAACAAAGAAGAAGCTCATAGATATAGAAGAAATGTTCAGATGATATTTCAAGATCCTTATGCTTCTATGAATCCTAGATTTAAAATAAAAGATGTATTAAAAGAGCCTTTATATATTCATAATATTGATGGAGATGAAAAAGTTTATGATGAGATTGTTATTAAGGCTTTAAGAGATGTTAAGATTAATCCTCCAGAGGAGTTTATGGAAAGATATCCGCATATGCTTTCAGGAGGTCAGCGTCAGAGAATAGCTACTGCAAGAGCTTTAATACTTAATCCAAAATTGGTTGTTGCTGATGAACCTGTATCTATGATAGATTTGTCAACAAGGGCTGAGATTCTTTATATGATGAAGGAGCTTCAGATAGAAAAGAATTTAAGCTACATATATATTACACATGACCTCTCAACAGCTAGATATTTTGCAGATGTTATAGCTGTAATGTATTTGGGAACTATTGTAGAAATTGGAGATGCTGATGAAATAATAGATAATCCTAAACACCCTTATACTAAGGCTTTGATAGCTGCTGTTCCAGACGCTTCTTCAGGCAGAGTTAACATAATAAAAGAGCTTCCTATTAAAGGTGAGATACCTAATGCTTCTGATATACCTTCAGGATGCAGATTTCACACAAGATGCATATATGCAAAAGATGAATGCAAAAATAATATCCCTGCATTAAAAAATATTTCAGAAAATCATAGTGCTGCATGTATATTTGCTGAGTGA
- the fliH gene encoding flagellar assembly protein FliH, with translation MPEKVFKSKSIVELTQKVNIAVPHHKSQEELDYEESQEEYKGPSIEEIEAEIAGLRAQWEEDLRDMRRKAVDEADRIIEDAKTQAFEIFKSKQNEAHVISEQAKVDASRIIQDANAEKEKIQSESESIKDAAYKEGYAKGYDEGFEKSFSDSNNDLIKLTEKMKKILAETINKRNEIIDAAEAQVIEVAVLIAKRVVKMLTERDKGIVIRNIQEALRRIKGRTKITIRVNIDDLEVSARHKDEFYQMLDKIEGVTVLEDPNVDVGGCMIETDFGDIDARINTQLNEIETAIKEVEPIKGF, from the coding sequence ATGCCAGAAAAGGTTTTTAAATCTAAAAGTATTGTAGAGCTTACTCAAAAAGTTAATATTGCTGTACCTCATCATAAATCACAAGAAGAACTCGATTATGAAGAGTCTCAGGAGGAATATAAAGGTCCTTCTATTGAAGAGATTGAAGCTGAGATTGCAGGACTTAGAGCTCAGTGGGAAGAAGATTTGAGAGATATGAGAAGAAAGGCTGTTGATGAGGCAGACAGAATTATTGAAGATGCTAAAACTCAGGCCTTTGAAATATTTAAATCAAAACAAAATGAGGCACATGTTATTTCCGAACAGGCTAAAGTTGATGCTTCAAGGATAATACAAGATGCTAATGCTGAAAAAGAAAAAATACAAAGCGAATCTGAATCTATTAAAGATGCAGCATACAAAGAAGGTTATGCTAAAGGATATGATGAAGGCTTTGAAAAGTCTTTTTCTGACAGCAATAATGATTTGATTAAATTAACAGAAAAAATGAAAAAAATATTAGCTGAAACTATTAATAAAAGAAATGAAATAATAGATGCAGCAGAAGCTCAGGTTATTGAAGTAGCTGTACTTATAGCTAAGCGTGTAGTAAAAATGCTTACAGAAAGAGATAAAGGTATAGTTATTAGAAATATTCAGGAAGCTTTAAGAAGAATTAAAGGAAGAACAAAAATCACTATTAGAGTTAATATTGATGATTTGGAAGTTTCCGCTAGACATAAAGATGAGTTTTATCAAATGCTTGATAAGATAGAAGGTGTAACTGTTCTTGAAGACCCTAATGTTGATGTGGGCGGATGTATGATAGAAACTGACTTCGGCGATATTGATGCTAGAATAAATACTCAGCTTAATGAAATAGAAACTGCTATTAAAGAAGTTGAACCTATAAAAGGTTTTTAA
- the fliF gene encoding flagellar basal-body MS-ring/collar protein FliF, translated as MQDFINKLTSQIRNIFSKTTTLQKAVLIGVLVVGLGAIIATIMLTSRKTGTLLFQQALTQEDARNVIAVLDANNIRYQYRNGFITLNNQNDKARAELELVKEGRMPTGVDGWELFDAPRIGITDVELDINKRRSLTKAITQLLTKLDFVQEATVDLAFPKKEYLTDIDSPVTASVVIKAQPFKEDVLRDPKTVRGLQQLIAMGVDKLKPEFVTITDSTGYVLTDFTDEAANLKLKVAQEELKIVDRERKNIENKIRQTLGRIYTNRVETTIALELIWDDVSITNNLVLPIILKEDDPTTPYDDSQFTNKVQVSSRTVTEDWKGQQFIPQGAAGAEENVPPGYKDKSDRWQTYTKTDSQDNYELSKRYEAIKKGSYQIGKISAAVALDGRWTKVYDVNGDPVITNGNSYVREYHPVTTEEIRNVTSLVQAAIGYDLKRGDQVSVTHIQFDHWDRFNAEDAKLMRDRFIKKTLIITMISLLILFVLALVIRAIQKELARRRRLREEELERKQMEMRRQAMMNANEEPISEMSLEDAARKKLMDEVIRVSHERPDDVAQLLRTWMADDKS; from the coding sequence ATGCAGGACTTTATAAATAAATTGACAAGTCAAATAAGAAATATTTTTTCTAAAACAACAACACTTCAAAAAGCGGTGTTAATAGGCGTTTTAGTAGTAGGTCTTGGAGCAATAATTGCAACAATAATGCTTACATCAAGAAAAACAGGAACATTATTGTTTCAGCAGGCATTAACTCAGGAAGACGCTAGAAATGTTATAGCAGTTTTAGATGCTAATAACATAAGATACCAATACAGAAACGGCTTTATCACACTTAATAATCAGAATGATAAAGCAAGAGCGGAATTAGAATTGGTAAAAGAGGGAAGAATGCCTACAGGAGTAGACGGCTGGGAATTATTTGACGCCCCTCGTATTGGTATAACAGATGTTGAGCTTGATATAAACAAAAGAAGATCTTTAACTAAAGCTATTACTCAGCTTTTAACAAAATTAGATTTTGTACAGGAAGCTACAGTTGATTTGGCATTTCCTAAGAAAGAATATTTGACTGACATAGATTCTCCAGTTACAGCTTCAGTTGTTATTAAAGCACAGCCTTTTAAAGAGGACGTTTTAAGAGATCCTAAAACAGTAAGAGGCTTGCAGCAGTTAATAGCAATGGGTGTTGATAAATTAAAACCAGAGTTTGTAACAATTACAGATAGTACAGGTTATGTATTAACAGATTTTACAGATGAAGCTGCAAACTTAAAATTAAAAGTAGCTCAGGAAGAGTTAAAAATAGTTGATAGAGAAAGAAAAAATATAGAAAATAAAATAAGACAAACATTGGGAAGAATATACACTAACAGAGTAGAAACAACAATCGCATTAGAACTTATATGGGACGATGTTAGTATAACAAACAATTTAGTTCTTCCAATAATCTTAAAAGAAGATGATCCTACAACACCTTATGATGACAGTCAGTTTACTAATAAGGTTCAGGTTTCAAGCCGTACAGTAACAGAAGACTGGAAAGGTCAGCAGTTTATACCTCAGGGTGCTGCAGGTGCTGAAGAAAATGTACCTCCGGGATATAAAGATAAAAGCGACAGATGGCAGACATACACAAAAACAGATTCGCAGGACAATTATGAATTAAGTAAAAGATATGAAGCTATTAAAAAAGGAAGTTATCAAATAGGTAAAATATCTGCTGCAGTTGCTTTGGACGGAAGATGGACAAAAGTATATGATGTTAATGGGGATCCTGTAATTACTAACGGCAACAGTTATGTAAGAGAATATCACCCAGTAACAACAGAAGAGATAAGAAATGTTACATCATTGGTACAGGCGGCTATTGGTTATGATTTAAAAAGAGGAGACCAAGTAAGTGTAACACATATTCAGTTTGACCATTGGGACAGATTTAATGCTGAAGATGCTAAACTTATGCGTGACAGATTTATAAAGAAAACATTAATCATAACAATGATTTCTTTACTAATATTGTTTGTATTAGCATTAGTAATAAGAGCTATACAGAAAGAACTTGCTAGAAGACGCAGACTTAGAGAAGAAGAGCTTGAACGCAAACAAATGGAAATGCGCAGACAGGCTATGATGAATGCTAATGAAGAGCCTATAAGCGAAATGAGTTTAGAAGATGCTGCACGTAAAAAACTTATGGACGAAGTTATACGTGTAAGCCATGAAAGACCAGATGACGTTGCTCAGCTGCTTCGTACTTGGATGGCAGATGATAAGAGTTAA
- a CDS encoding ABC transporter ATP-binding protein, with protein MENILQVENLKMYYHTSKGLIKAINDISFNIKKGETLGIVGESGCGKTSLGTSLLRMPSIPGKYESGKIILDNEDIIPLKEEYIRKNIRWSKISMVFQGAMNSLTPVYTIGSQMLETLKRHVDMDKTEANKLIEEYLEYVGLHSSIYKRYPHELSGGMKQRVVIAAALFLKPKLIILDEPTTALDVIVQAQIINLLKKLKKDFDLSFIFITHDLALEAEISDRVCVMYGGKIAELASNEDIYTKAKHPYTRRLLAATPRLNKAVSKLEFIEGTPPDLLNPPKGCMFYDRCKKRIDKCKDEEPILKDTGNGHLCACHLVN; from the coding sequence ATGGAAAATATACTTCAAGTAGAAAATTTAAAAATGTATTATCATACTTCTAAAGGTTTGATAAAAGCGATTAATGATATTAGTTTTAATATAAAAAAGGGCGAGACCCTAGGTATAGTAGGAGAGTCTGGATGCGGTAAAACAAGTTTGGGAACATCTCTTTTAAGAATGCCGTCTATACCCGGTAAGTATGAAAGCGGAAAGATAATACTTGATAATGAAGATATTATTCCTCTTAAAGAAGAATATATTAGAAAAAATATAAGATGGTCGAAAATATCTATGGTTTTTCAGGGGGCCATGAACTCTCTAACACCAGTTTATACTATAGGAAGTCAAATGCTTGAAACACTTAAAAGACATGTTGATATGGATAAAACAGAGGCAAATAAACTTATAGAAGAGTATTTGGAATATGTGGGACTTCATTCAAGTATATATAAAAGATATCCCCATGAGCTTTCAGGCGGTATGAAGCAGAGGGTGGTAATAGCTGCAGCTTTATTTTTGAAGCCTAAACTTATTATACTTGATGAGCCTACTACGGCATTGGATGTTATAGTTCAGGCACAGATAATTAATTTATTAAAAAAACTTAAAAAAGATTTTGATTTGTCATTTATATTTATAACCCATGATTTGGCTTTAGAAGCAGAGATTTCTGACAGGGTATGCGTAATGTATGGAGGAAAGATTGCCGAGCTTGCTAGTAATGAGGATATATATACAAAAGCTAAACACCCATATACAAGAAGACTTTTAGCTGCCACTCCTAGATTAAATAAGGCGGTAAGTAAATTGGAGTTTATAGAAGGTACTCCTCCGGATTTATTAAATCCGCCTAAAGGCTGCATGTTTTATGACAGATGCAAAAAAAGAATTGATAAATGCAAAGATGAAGAGCCTATATTAAAAGATACTGGTAATGGTCATTTATGTGCTTGTCATTTAGTTAATTAA
- the fliG gene encoding flagellar motor switch protein FliG, whose protein sequence is MAADKEKDKKQRVLSGRQKVAIFLVSLGMETSSEIFKHLREEEIEQITFDIARLENIEAADKDAVFREFQEMMIAQDFITQGGIDYARDLLERSVGSQKASDIINRLTSSLQVRPFDFIRRTDPAHLLNFIQGEHPQTIALILAYLEAQKAASILGALPTEIQPDVAKRIAIMDRTSPEVLREVERVLERKLSTLASEDFTSAGGIDSIVEIINSVDRSTEKSIIESLEEDDPELAEEIKKRMFVFEDIVLLDDRAIQKVLREVDSSDLAKALKSVDTDAQDKVYRNMSKRAAALLKEDMDFMGPVRLKDVEEAQQKIVNIIRKLEEQGDIVVARAGEDEMVV, encoded by the coding sequence ATGGCTGCAGATAAAGAAAAAGATAAAAAACAACGTGTTTTGAGCGGTCGTCAAAAGGTTGCTATATTCTTAGTATCCCTAGGAATGGAGACTTCAAGCGAAATATTCAAACATTTAAGAGAAGAAGAAATAGAACAAATAACATTTGATATTGCTAGACTTGAAAATATAGAAGCTGCTGATAAGGATGCAGTATTTAGAGAATTCCAAGAGATGATGATAGCTCAGGACTTTATAACTCAAGGCGGTATAGATTATGCAAGAGACTTGCTTGAAAGATCTGTAGGAAGTCAGAAGGCAAGCGATATCATAAACAGACTTACTTCTTCATTACAGGTAAGACCTTTTGATTTTATACGCCGTACAGACCCAGCTCACTTGCTTAACTTTATACAAGGTGAGCACCCTCAAACTATAGCACTTATTTTGGCATATTTGGAAGCCCAAAAAGCTGCTAGTATATTGGGAGCTTTGCCTACAGAGATACAGCCTGATGTAGCTAAGCGTATTGCCATAATGGACAGAACTTCTCCTGAGGTTTTAAGAGAGGTTGAAAGGGTACTTGAAAGAAAACTTTCTACTCTTGCAAGCGAAGACTTTACTTCTGCCGGCGGTATAGACTCTATAGTAGAAATTATTAACAGCGTTGATAGATCTACTGAGAAAAGTATTATTGAGAGCTTGGAAGAAGATGATCCGGAACTTGCAGAAGAGATCAAGAAACGTATGTTTGTATTTGAAGATATCGTTTTACTTGATGACAGAGCTATACAGAAAGTACTTCGTGAAGTTGATTCAAGCGATTTGGCTAAAGCACTTAAAAGTGTTGATACAGATGCTCAGGATAAAGTTTACAGAAACATGTCCAAACGTGCTGCTGCATTGCTTAAAGAGGATATGGACTTTATGGGACCTGTTCGTCTTAAAGATGTTGAAGAAGCACAGCAGAAAATCGTTAATATCATACGTAAACTTGAAGAACAAGGTGATATTGTTGTTGCCCGTGCTGGTGAAGATGAAATGGTTGTATGA
- a CDS encoding CinA family protein: protein MNYEKSKEVVALLIKRGLKITSAESCTGGLFAANITSVSGSSECFEGSFVTYSNEIKHKIINVKEETLEKYGAVSEECVLEMAENSRKIMESDISIAISGIAGPSGGSEDKPVGLVWICLSAEGYIKAYKNIFSGNRDEVREQSVLFSLNLVESFVKKC from the coding sequence ATGAATTATGAAAAATCTAAAGAAGTAGTTGCACTTCTTATAAAAAGAGGCTTAAAAATAACATCAGCAGAATCATGCACAGGCGGATTATTTGCTGCTAATATAACTTCAGTATCAGGTTCATCAGAATGTTTTGAAGGCTCTTTTGTAACTTATTCTAATGAAATAAAGCATAAAATTATAAATGTAAAAGAGGAAACATTGGAGAAATACGGGGCTGTAAGCGAGGAATGCGTACTTGAAATGGCAGAAAATAGCCGTAAGATAATGGAAAGCGATATATCAATAGCAATAAGCGGTATAGCAGGACCTTCTGGAGGAAGTGAAGATAAGCCTGTTGGTTTGGTATGGATATGTTTGTCAGCTGAAGGTTATATTAAGGCTTATAAAAATATATTTTCTGGAAATAGGGACGAAGTAAGGGAGCAGAGCGTATTATTTTCTTTGAATTTGGTTGAGAGTTTTGTAAAAAAATGTTAG
- a CDS encoding GNAT family N-acetyltransferase has protein sequence MIKIEKASVDDIEEISMLVKNMYLKYNSHIDTEEGINNVLLFISSDNMRLRFFMEGSLILIARNENNSILGMIEIINYDHISLFFVDDKYFKSKIGTRLFEEAKNILKSDKYTVKASDYALEFYKKLGFMKLYNDIQEENGVHFHYMIY, from the coding sequence GTGATAAAAATAGAAAAAGCAAGTGTAGATGATATTGAAGAAATTTCTATGCTTGTCAAAAATATGTATTTAAAATACAATTCACATATTGACACAGAAGAGGGTATAAATAATGTATTATTATTTATATCTTCTGACAATATGAGATTAAGATTTTTTATGGAAGGCTCTCTCATACTTATAGCAAGAAATGAAAATAATTCTATTTTGGGTATGATAGAAATAATTAATTATGATCATATTTCTCTTTTTTTCGTAGATGATAAATATTTCAAATCAAAAATAGGTACAAGATTATTTGAAGAAGCAAAAAACATTTTAAAGTCTGATAAATATACTGTGAAAGCAAGTGATTATGCTTTGGAGTTTTATAAAAAACTTGGATTTATGAAGCTTTATAATGATATTCAGGAAGAAAACGGCGTTCATTTCCATTATATGATTTACTGA
- a CDS encoding NADAR family protein: MKNIMPPVWFVNNSSYNRVFHNYFNKLSNDDKEEYKKLFEEPIIFKGFYDSYLINDYRTVYCNVKLNQKYSLLKLQKDFNAGNKIDFLFFYGHSNDKKEINKSSLSQWYIKDFRENDLTFNCMEKYMMYNKALLFDDKNIADEILNTNQPKAIKELGRKVKNFNDNIWNNMKYKIVFIGNYYKFSQNTDLRNFLLSTKNKVLAEASPYDKVWGIKMKYDDENIENPFCWKGENLLGFALMQVRDEIKRVYKNYDLIDCRKFFI, translated from the coding sequence ATGAAGAATATAATGCCTCCTGTTTGGTTTGTAAATAATAGTTCTTATAATAGAGTATTTCATAATTATTTTAATAAACTTTCAAATGATGATAAAGAAGAATATAAAAAACTTTTTGAAGAGCCTATAATATTTAAAGGTTTTTATGACAGCTATCTAATTAATGATTATAGAACAGTATATTGTAATGTAAAACTAAATCAAAAATATTCTTTGTTAAAACTTCAAAAAGATTTTAATGCTGGTAATAAGATTGACTTTTTATTCTTTTACGGACATTCTAATGATAAAAAAGAAATTAATAAATCATCATTAAGTCAGTGGTATATTAAAGATTTTAGAGAGAATGATTTGACATTTAACTGTATGGAAAAATATATGATGTATAATAAGGCATTATTATTTGATGATAAAAATATAGCTGATGAAATTTTGAATACTAATCAGCCTAAAGCTATAAAAGAACTTGGAAGAAAAGTAAAAAATTTTAATGATAATATATGGAATAATATGAAATACAAAATAGTATTTATAGGTAATTATTATAAATTCTCACAAAATACTGATTTAAGAAATTTTTTATTAAGCACAAAAAACAAAGTATTAGCTGAGGCAAGCCCTTATGACAAAGTATGGGGAATAAAGATGAAGTATGATGATGAGAATATAGAAAATCCTTTTTGTTGGAAAGGCGAAAATTTATTGGGCTTCGCTCTAATGCAAGTAAGAGATGAAATAAAAAGAGTATATAAAAATTATGATTTGATAGATTGTAGAAAATTCTTTATATAA
- a CDS encoding FliI/YscN family ATPase codes for MIKDENVDFIKEVRKTFDKYRKVVDDVALLKSYGKVKEVIGSLVISEGPFCKLGDMCRIYMNDDTYLDAEAIGFRNQDVLLATYGPVNGITFGNMVYSFERPLSVMCCDEILGTVLDARGKPLAGGGHNFYETPVAVSHNAVNPMNRPRIKKHIQTGVRAIDGLLTVGQGQRMAIMSGTGVGKSTLLSMIARNTNADVNVIALIGERRREVRDFIERDLGEEGLKRSVLVVATSDDAPLLRVRAAYTATTIAEYFRDKGKNVMFMVDSVTRFALAQREIGLSRGEPPTTRGYTPSVFSELAKLLERTGTSNKGTITAFYNVLVEGDDLDEPITDTVRGILDGHIVLSRDLANRGHFPAIDVNKSISRIMNEVVSNMHKKAAREFLKMSADYNEAKELIMIGGYAKGSMPEVDRAIDYKPMMDRYLQQDVYEVSSFADSKEALLSMFYSQEEIEEDLVNSGDVKRAEDRTNISDNVEYANNDVVIL; via the coding sequence ATGATAAAAGATGAAAATGTAGATTTTATTAAAGAGGTAAGAAAAACATTTGACAAGTACAGAAAAGTAGTTGATGATGTAGCTTTATTAAAATCTTACGGAAAGGTTAAAGAAGTTATAGGTTCTTTAGTAATAAGCGAGGGACCATTTTGCAAACTTGGAGATATGTGCCGTATATATATGAATGATGACACCTATCTTGATGCGGAAGCTATAGGTTTTAGAAATCAAGATGTTCTTTTAGCTACTTACGGACCTGTTAATGGAATAACTTTCGGTAATATGGTTTATTCTTTTGAAAGACCTTTATCAGTTATGTGCTGCGATGAGATATTAGGTACAGTGCTTGATGCCAGAGGAAAACCTCTTGCAGGAGGCGGACATAATTTTTATGAAACTCCAGTTGCAGTATCTCATAATGCTGTAAACCCTATGAACAGACCTAGAATAAAAAAGCATATACAAACTGGTGTTAGAGCTATAGACGGACTTCTTACAGTAGGGCAAGGGCAGCGTATGGCTATAATGAGCGGTACTGGTGTTGGTAAATCTACACTTTTGTCAATGATAGCTAGAAATACCAATGCTGATGTTAATGTTATAGCTTTAATTGGTGAAAGAAGAAGAGAGGTAAGAGATTTTATAGAAAGAGACCTAGGAGAAGAGGGATTAAAAAGAAGTGTATTAGTAGTTGCTACAAGTGATGACGCCCCGCTTTTGAGAGTACGTGCTGCTTATACTGCTACTACTATAGCAGAATATTTTAGAGATAAAGGCAAAAATGTTATGTTTATGGTTGATTCTGTAACACGTTTTGCTTTAGCTCAAAGAGAGATTGGACTTTCAAGAGGTGAGCCTCCTACAACAAGAGGTTATACTCCAAGTGTATTTTCAGAACTTGCCAAACTTTTGGAGCGTACAGGTACTTCTAATAAAGGGACTATTACTGCTTTTTATAATGTATTAGTTGAAGGTGATGATTTGGACGAACCTATTACTGATACGGTTAGAGGTATATTAGACGGGCATATAGTTTTATCAAGAGATTTAGCCAATAGAGGGCATTTCCCTGCTATTGATGTTAATAAAAGCATATCAAGGATTATGAATGAAGTAGTTTCCAATATGCATAAAAAGGCAGCAAGAGAATTTTTAAAGATGAGTGCTGATTATAATGAGGCTAAAGAGCTTATAATGATTGGAGGCTATGCTAAGGGCAGTATGCCAGAAGTTGACAGAGCTATTGATTATAAGCCTATGATGGATAGATATTTGCAGCAAGATGTATATGAGGTTTCAAGTTTTGCTGACAGTAAAGAGGCTCTTTTATCTATGTTCTATTCGCAGGAAGAGATAGAAGAAGATTTAGTAAACAGCGGAGATGTAAAAAGAGCAGAAGACAGAACAAATATTTCCGACAATGTAGAATATGCTAATAATGATGTTGTTATACTTTAG
- a CDS encoding WESB_1763 family membrane protein has protein sequence MIQENKNNSFISKYNFWSYILIAIVFFNYLLFRAIVIDSNSSIYLITFILDYIVLISFFLLVFYKFYNFIFTSQLLLSIIGILFLIFGTLKLYAIDISVYNIIELLFFISLLVLTLMILIPMILSKTITEAERGIYIFILLSLLSSNINYLIISANKIIDTDSFHYISTYISNYMSKLSSFSFLVLMIYYILIFIKEVIMKNINISFMFAVIAIILSIAAIFYFGNSFFLIIISFFSALGIVMYLHFVVYMVIMIMFFITLFTSFMTSIVSKEYYPKLIIFTLFILAGLDMSNFSLRLIAVFAIMEMSGIQNNQKDAASYLTNNDL, from the coding sequence ATGATTCAAGAAAATAAAAATAACTCTTTTATTAGTAAATACAATTTTTGGTCTTATATCCTTATTGCAATTGTATTTTTTAATTATTTATTATTCAGAGCTATTGTAATTGACAGTAATTCTTCTATATACCTAATTACATTTATCTTGGATTATATAGTATTAATATCATTTTTTTTATTAGTATTCTACAAATTCTATAATTTTATATTCACATCTCAATTACTGCTTTCTATTATTGGAATACTATTTTTAATATTCGGAACTCTAAAGTTATATGCTATTGATATAAGCGTATATAATATAATAGAACTTTTATTTTTTATATCACTATTAGTTCTCACTTTGATGATATTAATTCCAATGATATTATCAAAAACTATAACAGAAGCAGAAAGAGGTATTTATATATTTATTTTACTTTCTTTATTGTCGTCTAACATAAACTATCTTATAATATCAGCAAATAAAATTATAGATACTGACAGCTTTCATTATATTTCAACTTATATTTCTAATTATATGTCAAAATTATCATCATTTTCTTTTTTGGTATTAATGATATATTATATATTAATATTTATAAAAGAAGTCATTATGAAAAATATAAATATATCATTTATGTTTGCAGTAATTGCTATTATACTCTCAATAGCAGCTATATTTTATTTTGGAAACAGTTTTTTCTTAATCATAATATCATTTTTCAGTGCTTTAGGAATTGTAATGTATCTTCATTTTGTTGTTTATATGGTGATTATGATTATGTTTTTCATAACTTTATTCACATCATTTATGACTTCAATAGTATCAAAAGAATATTATCCTAAACTTATAATATTTACACTTTTTATACTTGCAGGACTTGATATGAGTAATTTTTCTTTAAGATTGATAGCAGTATTTGCAATTATGGAAATGTCTGGCATTCAAAATAATCAAAAAGATGCTGCTTCATATTTGACAAATAATGACCTATGA
- a CDS encoding L,D-transpeptidase family protein, which produces MKKIIICTIAIFNIISSVSFADSFLDEQKRYARVRTAIKEKDALIKQNIINNNIKLNEMSILITAYKQEDILEIYAKNKNDKTYKKIAEYKIAAKSGILGPKRMEGDLQVPEGFYYIDRFNPASSYYLSLGINYPNEADRKKSNAKRLGGDIFIHGANVTIGCMPMTDDKIKEIYLYAIYAKDNGQNKIPVYIFPFKMTDDNFNYYKEIYESSLIDFWKNIKEGYDIFQNTKKEINIKIDNNGNYIF; this is translated from the coding sequence ATGAAAAAAATTATTATCTGCACTATAGCTATATTTAACATCATAAGTTCAGTATCATTTGCAGATAGTTTTCTTGATGAACAAAAAAGATATGCTAGAGTAAGAACAGCAATAAAAGAAAAAGATGCATTAATAAAACAAAATATAATAAATAATAATATCAAATTAAATGAAATGAGCATTCTAATAACTGCATACAAACAGGAAGACATACTAGAAATATATGCAAAAAACAAAAATGATAAAACATACAAAAAAATAGCAGAATATAAAATAGCAGCAAAATCTGGAATACTAGGTCCTAAAAGAATGGAAGGAGATTTGCAGGTGCCTGAAGGTTTTTATTATATAGACAGATTTAATCCGGCAAGCAGCTATTATCTTTCTTTGGGCATTAATTATCCTAATGAAGCAGACAGAAAAAAAAGCAATGCCAAAAGATTAGGCGGTGATATATTTATTCATGGGGCAAATGTTACTATAGGATGCATGCCTATGACCGATGATAAAATTAAAGAAATATATTTATATGCTATATATGCAAAAGATAATGGACAGAATAAAATACCTGTATACATATTTCCTTTTAAAATGACAGATGATAATTTTAACTATTATAAAGAAATATATGAAAGCTCATTAATAGATTTTTGGAAAAATATAAAAGAAGGATATGATATATTCCAAAATACTAAAAAAGAAATAAACATAAAAATAGATAATAACGGAAACTATATATTTTAA